A single genomic interval of Zunongwangia sp. HGR-M22 harbors:
- a CDS encoding quinone-dependent dihydroorotate dehydrogenase: protein MYKSLIRPILFKYDPEAIHHFAFNSIRNLNRIPGVASILKSKFSNNDPRLEREVFGLKFKNPVGLAAGFDKDAKLYKELSNLGFGFIEVGTVTPKPQPGNEKKRMFRLKADQAIINRMGFNNGGVEEMVQRLKKNTDVLIGGNIGKNKVTPNEKAVEDYKICFEALFDYVDYFVVNVSSPNTPNLRALQDKEPLTHLLKTLMELNYAKPKQKPILLKIAPDLTDSQLLDIIEIVQETKIDGVIATNTTISREGLVSEHIDEAGGLSGKPLTKRSTEVIRFLSEKSNKAFPIVGVGGIHSADDAIEKLEAGASLVQLYTGFIYEGPALIKAINTKILKKYPKS from the coding sequence ATGTATAAGTCTTTAATTCGCCCAATACTTTTTAAATACGATCCAGAGGCGATTCATCATTTCGCTTTCAATAGTATAAGAAACCTGAATAGAATTCCGGGTGTTGCTTCAATTTTAAAATCGAAATTCAGTAATAATGATCCTCGTCTGGAGCGTGAAGTTTTTGGATTGAAGTTTAAAAACCCTGTTGGACTAGCAGCAGGATTTGATAAAGATGCGAAATTATATAAAGAATTATCTAATCTTGGTTTCGGTTTTATAGAAGTAGGAACGGTAACGCCAAAGCCACAGCCTGGTAATGAGAAAAAAAGGATGTTTCGGTTAAAAGCTGATCAGGCTATTATCAACCGCATGGGGTTTAATAATGGCGGAGTTGAAGAAATGGTGCAACGCCTTAAAAAGAATACCGATGTACTTATTGGTGGTAATATTGGAAAGAATAAAGTTACGCCAAATGAAAAAGCCGTTGAAGATTATAAAATTTGTTTTGAAGCCTTATTCGACTACGTAGATTATTTTGTGGTAAATGTTAGTTCGCCAAATACACCTAATTTGAGAGCGCTACAGGATAAAGAACCTTTAACGCATTTGCTAAAAACTTTGATGGAGCTTAATTATGCAAAGCCAAAACAAAAACCCATATTGCTAAAAATTGCCCCAGATCTTACAGATTCTCAATTATTGGATATAATTGAAATTGTACAAGAAACTAAGATCGATGGGGTAATTGCAACCAATACTACCATAAGTCGTGAAGGTCTGGTTTCTGAACATATAGATGAAGCTGGTGGTTTAAGTGGCAAACCCTTAACCAAAAGATCGACAGAGGTGATTCGTTTTCTTTCAGAAAAAAGTAATAAAGCCTTTCCTATTGTTGGTGTAGGTGGTATTCATAGTGCAGACGATGCTATCGAAAAGTTAGAAGCCGGAGCAAGTTTAGTGCAATTATACACCGGTTTTATTTACGAAGGTCCTGCACTTATCAAAGCGATCAATACTAAAATCCTCAAAAAATATCCAAAATCATAA
- a CDS encoding peptidyl-prolyl cis-trans isomerase: MRIGVKAIFISFVLVLVISCDLFKSQDDRKIVVRVNNSYLYEEDIAELVGEGISAEDSSIIVNSYINRWATQQLLIDRAKLNLPEEQQREFNELVENYRNELYTNAYSDAIVSQELDSVFNDSVISGYYKEHKENFKLSQDLVKLRYINLESNNTNLDKIKKWFVRFNEEDRKKLQENALQFKNYSFNDSVWVKTLTVYDKIVPLSIEDRAKLLQKEKYIELKDSVETYLIYVNDALKKNDEAPLEYAKRTVEQILLNKQKLELVKQLEKDITKDAIKNNQFEIYN, from the coding sequence TTGAGAATAGGAGTTAAAGCCATTTTTATAAGCTTTGTATTAGTTTTGGTGATTTCTTGTGATCTTTTTAAATCTCAGGATGACCGAAAGATAGTGGTGCGGGTAAATAATTCATATTTGTATGAGGAAGATATAGCAGAGCTTGTAGGTGAAGGCATATCTGCAGAAGATAGTTCGATTATTGTAAATAGTTATATTAATCGATGGGCGACGCAGCAATTACTTATAGATAGGGCTAAGTTAAATTTGCCTGAAGAACAGCAACGTGAATTTAATGAATTGGTTGAGAATTATAGAAACGAGTTGTACACCAATGCATACAGCGATGCTATAGTTTCACAAGAATTAGATTCTGTTTTTAATGATTCCGTTATTTCAGGATATTATAAAGAGCATAAAGAAAACTTTAAATTGAGTCAGGATCTCGTAAAGTTACGCTATATAAATTTAGAATCGAATAATACGAATCTGGATAAAATTAAAAAGTGGTTTGTTCGTTTTAATGAAGAGGATAGAAAGAAGTTGCAGGAAAATGCACTTCAGTTTAAAAATTATTCATTTAATGATTCTGTTTGGGTGAAAACTTTAACTGTTTACGATAAAATAGTACCATTAAGTATAGAAGATCGAGCAAAATTATTACAAAAGGAAAAATACATAGAATTAAAAGATTCAGTAGAAACTTATTTGATCTATGTAAATGATGCGCTTAAGAAAAATGATGAGGCGCCATTAGAATATGCAAAACGAACCGTGGAACAGATTTTGCTTAATAAGCAAAAGTTGGAGTTGGTTAAGCAACTAGAAAAGGATATTACTAAAGATGCAATTAAAAACAATCAATTTGAAATTTACAATTAA
- a CDS encoding peptidylprolyl isomerase codes for MQLKTINLKFTIKKALILGALVLGINAGAQEIIVTDSTSIQPEDELVQNQPLSEAEGSRRKVDGIAAVIGDYIILDSDVDLTRKDIQSQGGSTANVTDCQLAGSLMENKLYAHQAIQDSIVVPDAQINNYIDQQIAGMVQQLGSMDDVLEFYKRDSEAEFRNELFELNKQSQLAQQMRQKIVENIEVTPEEVRQYFDEIPKDSLPIFGDEVEISEIVIKPEVPEEEKQKTIDRLNQFRTDVLENGSKFATKAILYSDDTQTGGDILSFGRKDPFAKEFKDVAFSLREGEISEPFETDFGYHIVQLVKIRGQEIDVRHILLIPDVNNDALEKAKEKIDKVREKIENGDIEFAQAAREVSDREETKADGGKMRNPTTGDSRFEQTKLDTKLYNQISDLKEGEISYRITEQDRMGRPFYKIIKMDKRIPQHTANYGSDYMKIKELALQDKRIKAIQEWQKEKIQDTYVKVSGKYRDCEYTSNWLKK; via the coding sequence ATGCAATTAAAAACAATCAATTTGAAATTTACAATTAAGAAAGCTTTGATTTTGGGAGCGCTAGTGCTGGGCATAAATGCAGGAGCACAAGAAATTATCGTGACCGATAGTACATCAATACAGCCAGAAGATGAGTTGGTACAAAACCAGCCTTTATCTGAGGCAGAAGGTTCTCGTAGAAAAGTAGATGGTATAGCCGCAGTAATTGGTGATTATATTATTCTTGATAGTGATGTCGATTTAACAAGAAAAGATATTCAATCACAGGGAGGAAGTACAGCGAATGTTACAGACTGCCAACTAGCAGGTTCTTTGATGGAGAATAAGCTTTATGCTCACCAGGCTATACAGGATAGTATTGTAGTTCCAGATGCACAAATCAATAATTATATCGACCAGCAGATTGCAGGAATGGTGCAGCAGTTGGGAAGTATGGATGATGTTCTGGAATTTTACAAAAGAGATTCTGAAGCAGAATTTAGAAATGAATTATTTGAGCTGAACAAGCAAAGCCAGCTTGCGCAACAGATGAGACAGAAGATTGTTGAAAATATTGAGGTAACCCCTGAAGAAGTTCGACAGTATTTTGATGAGATTCCTAAAGATTCGTTGCCTATTTTTGGGGACGAAGTAGAAATTTCAGAAATTGTAATAAAACCTGAAGTTCCTGAAGAAGAAAAGCAAAAAACGATCGATCGATTAAATCAGTTTAGAACCGATGTTTTGGAGAATGGGTCTAAGTTTGCTACGAAAGCCATTTTATATTCAGATGATACACAAACTGGCGGTGATATTTTAAGTTTTGGTAGAAAAGATCCTTTTGCAAAAGAATTTAAAGATGTAGCTTTTTCTTTAAGAGAAGGAGAAATTAGCGAACCTTTTGAAACGGATTTTGGATATCATATTGTTCAGTTGGTTAAAATTAGAGGTCAGGAAATCGATGTGCGCCATATTCTGTTAATTCCAGATGTAAATAACGATGCGCTGGAAAAAGCGAAAGAAAAAATTGATAAAGTAAGAGAGAAAATTGAGAATGGAGATATCGAATTTGCACAAGCTGCCAGAGAAGTTTCGGATCGAGAGGAAACAAAAGCTGACGGTGGTAAAATGAGAAATCCTACCACAGGAGATTCCAGATTTGAACAAACTAAATTAGATACCAAATTATATAATCAAATTTCAGATTTAAAAGAAGGCGAAATTTCTTATAGAATTACGGAGCAGGATAGGATGGGGCGTCCATTTTATAAGATTATCAAAATGGACAAAAGAATTCCGCAGCACACTGCCAATTACGGTTCAGATTATATGAAAATTAAAGAGCTTGCACTACAGGATAAAAGAATTAAAGCAATCCAGGAGTGGCAGAAAGAAAAAATTCAGGATACTTACGTTAAAGTTAGCGGAAAATACCGAGATTGTGAGTATACTAGCAATTGGTTAAAAAAATAA
- the guaB gene encoding IMP dehydrogenase produces MIAHESKILGEGLTYDDVLLVPAFSEVLPREVNIQTKFTKNITINVPIVSAAMDTVTESRMAIAMAREGGIGVLHKNMTIEQQALKVRKVKRAESGMIIDPVTLPISSTVQDAKDLMKEHSIGGIPIVDDEGKLIGIVTNRDLRFEKNHKRRIAEVMTSENLVTVAEGTSLDQAEDILQENKIEKLPVINKEKKLVGLITFRDITKLTQKPNANKDSYGRLRVAAAIGVTGDAVERAEALYNAGVDAIIIDTAHGHTKGVVYVLKEVKAKFPELEVVVGNIATGEAAKYLVEAGADAVKVGIGPGSICTTRVVAGVGFPQFSAVLEVAAAIKGTGVPVIADGGIRYTGDIPKALAAGADCVMLGSLLAGTKESPGETIIYEGRKFKSYRGMGSVEAMKKGSKDRYFQDVEDDIKKLVPEGIVGRVPYKGELEESIHQFVGGLRAGMGYCGAKDIEALKEHAKFVKITSSGIHESHPHDVTITKESPNYSR; encoded by the coding sequence ATGATTGCACACGAATCCAAAATTCTGGGAGAAGGGCTAACATATGATGATGTTCTTTTAGTCCCTGCCTTCTCTGAGGTTTTACCGCGCGAAGTAAATATCCAGACAAAATTTACCAAAAACATTACGATCAACGTTCCTATTGTTTCAGCAGCGATGGATACCGTGACAGAATCTCGTATGGCGATTGCCATGGCTAGAGAGGGAGGTATAGGTGTTCTACACAAAAATATGACGATAGAGCAGCAAGCTTTAAAAGTGCGTAAAGTAAAACGTGCTGAAAGCGGTATGATTATCGATCCTGTAACTTTACCAATTTCCTCTACTGTACAGGACGCCAAAGATTTGATGAAAGAGCACAGTATTGGCGGTATTCCTATTGTTGATGATGAAGGAAAGCTAATTGGTATTGTAACTAACCGTGATTTAAGATTCGAAAAAAATCATAAGCGGCGCATTGCTGAGGTAATGACTTCAGAAAATCTTGTTACTGTTGCAGAAGGAACTTCTTTAGATCAGGCAGAAGATATTCTTCAGGAAAATAAAATTGAAAAACTTCCGGTTATCAATAAAGAGAAAAAACTGGTTGGTTTAATCACTTTTAGAGATATCACTAAATTAACACAAAAGCCTAACGCTAATAAAGATAGCTACGGAAGATTAAGAGTTGCTGCGGCTATCGGAGTAACCGGCGATGCTGTAGAGAGAGCTGAAGCACTTTATAACGCAGGTGTAGATGCAATTATCATTGATACTGCACACGGGCACACCAAAGGAGTAGTTTATGTGTTGAAAGAAGTAAAAGCTAAATTCCCTGAGTTAGAAGTAGTAGTGGGTAATATAGCCACAGGCGAAGCCGCTAAATATTTGGTAGAAGCAGGAGCTGACGCTGTAAAAGTTGGTATAGGGCCAGGTTCTATTTGTACAACCAGAGTTGTAGCCGGGGTTGGTTTTCCTCAATTTTCTGCAGTGCTTGAAGTTGCAGCAGCCATTAAAGGAACAGGTGTTCCCGTAATTGCAGATGGAGGTATTCGTTATACAGGAGATATTCCTAAAGCACTTGCAGCAGGAGCCGATTGTGTAATGCTTGGTTCACTTTTAGCAGGTACTAAAGAATCCCCGGGAGAAACTATTATTTACGAAGGAAGAAAATTTAAATCTTACCGAGGAATGGGATCTGTAGAAGCCATGAAGAAAGGCTCTAAAGATCGTTATTTCCAGGATGTCGAAGATGATATTAAAAAACTAGTTCCTGAAGGAATTGTAGGGCGTGTACCTTACAAAGGAGAATTAGAAGAAAGTATCCACCAATTTGTAGGAGGCTTAAGAGCTGGAATGGGTTACTGTGGAGCCAAAGATATTGAAGCCTTGAAAGAGCATGCCAAATTTGTAAAAATAACTTCTTCAGGTATTCACGAAAGTCATCCTCACGATGTTACAATCACTAAAGAATCTCCAAATTATAGTCGATAA
- a CDS encoding hydroxymethylglutaryl-CoA lyase has protein sequence MGEIKLIECPRDAMQGIKEFIPTEAKARYIQSLLQCGFDTIDFGSFVSPKAIPQMRDTAQVLSKLDLSRSQSKLLAIVANTRGAEDASQFPEIDYLGYPFSISENFQMRNTHKTIEESVDILKTILDIAAKSDKEVVAYLSMGFGNPYGDPWNVEIVGEWTERLSNMGVKILSLSDTVGTSTADVISYLFSELIPKFPNIEFGAHLHTTPSTWFEKVDAAFTSGCYRFDGAIQGFGGCPMAKDELTGNMPTEKMVSYFNTKKQSSNIRMGSFEASFNKATEIFRK, from the coding sequence ATGGGAGAGATTAAACTTATCGAATGTCCGCGTGATGCCATGCAGGGAATTAAAGAATTTATTCCTACTGAAGCCAAAGCAAGATACATTCAATCATTATTGCAATGTGGTTTCGATACTATCGATTTTGGGAGTTTTGTTTCTCCAAAAGCCATTCCGCAGATGCGAGATACTGCACAGGTACTCTCTAAGCTAGATCTGAGTAGATCCCAAAGTAAATTATTAGCGATCGTTGCCAATACTCGCGGCGCTGAGGATGCTTCTCAGTTTCCTGAAATAGATTACTTAGGATATCCATTTTCAATTTCAGAAAACTTCCAAATGCGTAATACGCACAAGACAATTGAGGAGTCAGTTGATATTTTAAAAACGATACTAGATATCGCAGCTAAATCTGATAAAGAAGTTGTAGCGTATCTTTCTATGGGATTTGGAAATCCCTACGGAGATCCCTGGAATGTAGAGATCGTAGGAGAATGGACCGAGCGACTTTCGAATATGGGTGTAAAGATTTTATCACTTTCGGATACGGTGGGAACTTCAACAGCAGATGTGATTAGTTATCTTTTTTCAGAATTAATTCCAAAATTTCCTAATATCGAATTTGGTGCGCACTTGCATACTACGCCAAGCACCTGGTTTGAGAAAGTTGATGCTGCCTTTACTTCAGGATGCTATCGATTTGATGGAGCAATTCAGGGGTTTGGTGGTTGCCCAATGGCTAAAGACGAACTTACGGGAAATATGCCTACTGAAAAAATGGTTTCCTATTTCAACACAAAAAAGCAAAGTTCAAATATTAGAATGGGGAGTTTTGAAGCTTCCTTCAATAAGGCTACTGAAATTTTCAGGAAATAG
- a CDS encoding OmpH family outer membrane protein produces MKKFSVLITFLFLAIAANAQTKIGTIDAEYIISKMPEINNVNDGVKAYNESLQADVENAIQAYEGLIKNYQDSTAVFTEDVKKQRENQILGLENEIKQFRQRSQVMMQMKRNELTQPLYKKIDAAMQEVINEEGYTQIFHAGGGALAYSQQGSDITEKVMEKLGISIEEVNTTQPSADSNNANSN; encoded by the coding sequence ATGAAGAAATTTAGCGTATTAATCACATTTTTATTTTTAGCAATAGCCGCTAACGCACAAACTAAAATAGGCACTATAGATGCAGAATATATCATTTCTAAAATGCCTGAAATTAACAATGTAAATGACGGAGTTAAAGCATATAATGAGTCTTTGCAGGCTGATGTTGAAAATGCCATACAAGCCTATGAAGGTCTAATTAAAAATTATCAGGATAGCACTGCTGTTTTTACTGAAGACGTTAAAAAACAACGTGAAAATCAAATTCTTGGTCTGGAGAATGAGATTAAACAATTTCGCCAACGTTCACAGGTAATGATGCAAATGAAGCGTAATGAGCTTACCCAACCATTATACAAAAAGATCGACGCTGCAATGCAAGAAGTGATCAATGAAGAAGGGTACACCCAGATTTTCCATGCAGGCGGTGGTGCATTAGCATACTCACAACAAGGAAGCGATATTACCGAAAAAGTAATGGAAAAATTAGGAATATCTATTGAAGAAGTAAACACTACGCAACCTTCTGCAGATAGTAACAATGCAAATTCAAACTAA
- the pepT gene encoding peptidase T has translation MINKQEVLDRFISYVSIDTQSDPESENTPSTEKQWILANKLAKELEVMGMQNVSIDENAYVMATLPKNIEKETPIIGFVSHFDTSPDFNGENIKPQIIENYDGGDIILNTEKNIVLSSEYFEDLKQYEGQTIITTDGNTLLGADDKAGITEIMTAMKYLIDHPEIKHGTIKVCFTPDEEIGRGAHKFDVHKFGADWAYTMDGSQIGELEYENFNAASAKVTISGKSVHPGYAKDKMVNSMYIAQDFINSLPRLETPEHTEGRQGFFHLSNIKGDVEETILHYIIRDHDKKHFEARKKVIADLGIEICKQYESDCVHVEVKDQYRNMREKIEPMMHIVELAKEAMEKVDVKPIIKPIRGGTDGSQLSFMGLPCPNIFAGGHNFHGKYEYVPLESMIKATEVIIKIAELNAR, from the coding sequence ATGATCAATAAACAAGAAGTTTTAGATCGATTTATAAGCTACGTAAGTATCGATACGCAGAGTGATCCTGAAAGTGAAAACACTCCCAGCACCGAAAAACAATGGATTCTTGCCAATAAATTAGCAAAGGAACTAGAAGTAATGGGAATGCAAAATGTAAGCATCGACGAGAATGCTTATGTTATGGCTACTTTACCTAAAAATATCGAAAAGGAAACGCCAATTATTGGCTTTGTTTCTCATTTTGATACCTCACCAGATTTCAACGGGGAAAATATCAAGCCGCAGATTATCGAAAATTATGATGGCGGTGATATCATTCTTAATACTGAAAAAAATATCGTTCTTTCTTCGGAATACTTTGAGGATTTAAAGCAGTACGAAGGACAAACCATTATCACTACAGACGGGAACACGCTTTTAGGAGCCGATGATAAAGCAGGAATTACTGAAATTATGACTGCGATGAAATATCTAATTGATCATCCTGAAATTAAACATGGCACTATAAAAGTTTGTTTCACCCCAGATGAAGAAATTGGTCGGGGAGCGCATAAATTTGATGTCCATAAATTTGGCGCAGACTGGGCGTACACAATGGATGGAAGCCAGATTGGTGAATTAGAATACGAAAATTTTAATGCAGCCAGCGCCAAGGTTACCATTTCAGGAAAAAGCGTTCATCCCGGTTATGCAAAAGATAAAATGGTGAACAGTATGTATATCGCTCAGGATTTTATTAATTCTTTACCACGATTAGAAACTCCTGAACATACTGAAGGTAGACAGGGATTTTTTCATCTTAGCAATATTAAAGGTGATGTAGAAGAAACGATTTTGCACTATATAATTCGTGATCACGATAAAAAGCATTTCGAAGCGCGTAAAAAAGTAATTGCAGATCTTGGTATAGAAATATGCAAGCAATACGAAAGTGACTGCGTACATGTTGAAGTAAAAGATCAATACCGCAATATGCGTGAAAAGATCGAACCGATGATGCACATTGTTGAGTTAGCCAAAGAAGCCATGGAAAAAGTTGACGTAAAGCCGATTATAAAACCAATAAGAGGAGGAACAGACGGCTCACAGCTAAGTTTTATGGGACTTCCTTGTCCTAATATTTTTGCAGGCGGGCACAATTTTCATGGAAAATATGAATATGTCCCTCTAGAAAGTATGATTAAAGCAACTGAAGTAATTATAAAAATAGCCGAACTTAATGCTCGATAA
- a CDS encoding tetratricopeptide repeat-containing sensor histidine kinase produces the protein MKVSFLGIFLFFINFSSLAQSDYSTQIKTDSVNYYLKQTDNAIFNDFDRAIIDLQKCDKFAKDLDNPKLHAEIIRKWAIAYYVKGDYYKSLKDFLKAEKIYRSIDDYEGVGKCLNGLGLIQQGMDRHDIAIEYFRQAIEYYNQSEKKYAAAPAVINIGISKLKLGHLEEAKTILDSALIISKAANRKDIEHLTMNHLGDLAYQKEDIPSAINYFDNVLNDKTSPNNWEKSFAYFGLAQSYFYRGNLAKAEKNALEALNFAEINDSFYELEKITGILFNIYEQKGESNKALQYSKQHNIYGDSLYNQKRLRSIDLLNLESKEEDNRRLRLERMEKDRELSRNKLIIAILLGVGVVLKVILFFRIKTYRQKEKFRKTVEEKNELIVQKNKLITERNKELANLNKSKDRLFSILSHDLKSPIGSIQKLLELIKIGEFSEKEQAELLDEMLKQVSATSTMLQNLLQWANSQLEGSKMHLEEVVLPKRVREIMEAHYLVAKSKGIQIKHDIPASLSAIVVDKGHLSIILHNLVSNAIKFTHQYKEIKIHYKEDEEFVYFKIKDGGEGISEERIAQIQNFNTQLMSELGTNMETGTGIGLLLVKQFLQLNKATLDIKSYPEEGSEFIIRFRKKTD, from the coding sequence TTGAAAGTTAGTTTTTTAGGTATTTTTCTATTCTTTATCAATTTTTCTTCTCTAGCGCAGTCAGATTATTCAACTCAAATAAAAACCGACTCGGTTAATTATTATTTAAAGCAAACAGATAACGCTATATTCAACGATTTTGATAGAGCAATAATCGATCTTCAAAAGTGTGATAAGTTTGCAAAAGATCTTGATAATCCCAAACTACATGCAGAAATTATTAGAAAATGGGCTATTGCTTATTATGTGAAAGGTGATTATTATAAGTCTTTAAAAGATTTTTTAAAGGCAGAAAAGATATATAGATCAATCGATGATTATGAAGGTGTTGGAAAATGCTTAAATGGTCTTGGGTTGATCCAGCAAGGGATGGATCGGCACGATATTGCTATAGAATATTTTCGCCAGGCAATTGAATATTATAATCAATCTGAAAAAAAATATGCAGCCGCACCGGCCGTGATCAATATTGGCATATCTAAATTAAAATTAGGACATCTAGAGGAAGCCAAGACCATTTTGGATAGTGCGCTAATTATATCTAAAGCCGCGAATAGAAAAGATATTGAACACTTAACGATGAATCACCTGGGGGATTTAGCGTATCAAAAAGAAGATATTCCTTCCGCAATAAATTATTTCGATAACGTATTGAACGATAAAACTTCACCAAATAACTGGGAGAAATCTTTTGCATATTTTGGTTTAGCACAGAGTTACTTTTATCGAGGCAATCTGGCTAAAGCTGAAAAAAATGCACTTGAAGCCTTAAATTTTGCTGAAATAAATGATTCGTTTTATGAATTAGAAAAGATTACAGGAATTCTTTTCAATATCTACGAGCAAAAAGGAGAATCAAACAAAGCGCTACAATATTCGAAACAGCATAATATTTATGGAGATTCGCTGTATAATCAAAAGCGTTTAAGATCTATCGATCTTCTTAATCTGGAAAGTAAAGAAGAAGATAATCGTAGGTTGCGATTAGAAAGAATGGAGAAGGATAGAGAGCTTTCCCGTAATAAATTAATTATCGCTATCCTGCTTGGGGTGGGCGTTGTGCTGAAGGTTATTTTGTTTTTTAGGATAAAAACGTATCGTCAAAAAGAGAAATTTAGAAAAACAGTAGAAGAAAAGAACGAATTAATTGTTCAGAAAAATAAATTAATTACAGAACGTAATAAAGAGCTAGCCAATCTTAATAAAAGTAAAGATCGATTATTTTCAATCTTGTCACATGATTTAAAGTCGCCCATTGGTTCTATACAAAAATTGCTTGAACTTATTAAAATAGGAGAATTCTCTGAAAAAGAACAGGCAGAGTTGCTTGATGAAATGCTTAAACAGGTGTCGGCAACCTCTACCATGCTGCAAAATTTATTACAATGGGCCAATTCGCAATTAGAAGGTTCTAAAATGCATTTGGAAGAAGTGGTGCTGCCAAAAAGAGTGCGAGAAATTATGGAAGCTCATTATCTGGTAGCAAAATCTAAAGGCATTCAGATAAAACATGATATACCGGCGAGTTTAAGTGCTATTGTTGTGGATAAAGGTCATTTATCTATCATACTTCATAATTTAGTAAGTAACGCCATAAAATTTACACATCAGTATAAAGAAATTAAAATCCATTATAAGGAGGATGAAGAGTTTGTTTATTTTAAAATAAAAGATGGTGGCGAGGGGATTTCTGAAGAGCGAATAGCACAAATACAAAATTTTAATACCCAGTTAATGTCTGAATTAGGTACAAACATGGAAACCGGAACAGGTATAGGACTGCTGTTAGTAAAGCAATTTTTACAACTGAATAAAGCAACTCTCGATATTAAAAGCTATCCTGAAGAAGGCTCAGAATTTATTATTCGTTTCAGAAAAAAGACAGATTAA
- a CDS encoding LysE family translocator: protein MLEQLIPFITATILLTLAPGPDIIYVLVQGMANGKKQAIIAALGLVSGVLVHTSLVAFGVSAIIKQSETIYLIIKCSGAAYLFYLAYKVFKSDPEIAFSTEGIKKKSLFGLYRQGFIMNVLNPKVTIFFLALFPGFLWDPEGNTVLQFYVLGALFMLQGFLIFVLVAILAGSISKYLQKHRNSGVVLKWTQVAVFIGIGIFILL from the coding sequence TTGCTAGAACAGCTTATTCCTTTTATTACGGCTACAATCTTACTAACCTTAGCACCTGGGCCAGATATTATTTATGTATTAGTGCAGGGAATGGCGAATGGTAAAAAGCAAGCTATTATTGCCGCTTTAGGTTTAGTCTCTGGTGTATTGGTGCATACCAGTTTGGTAGCTTTTGGAGTTTCAGCGATTATAAAACAATCGGAAACCATTTATTTGATAATTAAATGTTCTGGAGCTGCTTATTTGTTCTATTTAGCTTACAAAGTTTTTAAAAGTGATCCTGAAATTGCTTTTTCTACGGAAGGAATTAAGAAAAAAAGTTTGTTTGGTTTGTATCGACAGGGATTTATAATGAATGTGCTAAATCCTAAAGTAACCATCTTCTTTTTAGCACTTTTTCCTGGCTTTCTATGGGATCCTGAAGGAAATACAGTATTGCAATTTTATGTTTTAGGGGCTCTTTTTATGCTTCAGGGATTTTTGATTTTTGTTTTGGTAGCGATTCTTGCAGGAAGCATTTCAAAATATCTTCAAAAACATCGAAATTCAGGTGTCGTTTTAAAATGGACGCAGGTTGCTGTTTTTATTGGAATCGGGATTTTTATTCTTTTATAG